In the Planctomycetaceae bacterium genome, ATCCACGGTCCAGACCATTTCACCTCGATCGGCAACAACCCGGATGTAGGATCGGGGTTCATCGAATTCCCGAATCACTTCCCGAACGGGATATCCGTCTTTGCGGTAGTCGGGGTTAATATCCAGCTTGATGGTGTTTGCAGAGGTCTGTCCAACAACAGAAAAGGGAAAGGCATCTCCCAGCAACGCTTCAACGGATTCCGGGCCTGTTTGATCGAGACACAGCCACAGACGACCGCCACGCTGAACCCACAGGCGAATCGCTTCGCAGACTTCAGGTTGTTCGGTGAGTTCGTTACTGGAGACAATCAATTGTGACACCGCATCCAGCGATTCGGCATGGCCTGTCAATTCTCGGGGAACGAGGCTGACGACCGTCTTACTGACGGACGGTTGTCCGTGCTGCATAGCAAACATCAGTTGCTGCGCGCGTACGTTTTGTTCGTCGGGGATGCTGGTGGATGTCAGCCATGCCATCATTCCCCTGCCAGACGCTCGGACAAGTGCGTTGTAACTGGGGACGACCTCATTATCAGCGCTGCGTCGTGTTACAACACCGTCATCATCGCCGCCCGGAAAAATCAGGTAAGGGAAGTCAAGGTTTCCTTCCAGCCCGGAACTTATCCATACCGGAAAAGAAATTTCGGAAGACGTCCCTGCCGGCATCCGGATCTTTCGGCCGAACTGCAGGCCGTTGCCATTCGGCGGAGTCACCAGCAGCAGGAAGTCCTGCTCAACAGTTTCCGTATTGTGGACAGTCGCTTTGACCATTCCCCATCGATCGCTCATGTAGCGGCCGATGCCTCCGGAAGTGATTCTGGCTGGCGATTCGCCGTAACAGAAAGCCGGAAGGCAAGTAAAAACCAGCATCACTGCCGCAGGAAGCATTCGTTTTGATAGCTCAGGCCGAGAGGGCGAGGAAGGCTGGAAAGGAATGTTTGTGAAAGTCATTCTTATGCTTACTTGACGGTGAAACTGGCAGGAAATGCCTGCAGCAGGCAATGCTGGGGAGCAGGTGTCGCTGAATTACCCCTGCATTGGAAGCTGGAGTGTCTTTTTTTGTCCGTTTCGCAGAATTGTTACACGGACAGATTCGCCTGCTTTCTTTTCGGTGCAGCCATAGAGCATGAGGTCCGTTTCGGTGAGCAGGTCGTCGCGTTGATCGACCTGAATGATGACGTCGTCGACACGGAAGCCCGCCTTCTTCGCTGTTGCGTGAGCCCCGTATTGTCCAACGTGCGTCACTTTCAATGCCATCTTGCCATTCGCCAGATTCAGACGACTGCGTTCGGTGCTTTCAACCGTGGCCAGCCTCATGCCCCCTGTTGCCATCCGACGCAGTCCCCACGAACTGACTCGCCAGGAAATATCTCCCATTCGGCGCCAGTGTTGTGGCAGGCTGAGCGTGAGATTCACTGGTTTTCCACCGCGATTCACGGTTGCTGAAACCATACCACCTTCTGGTGGAACCGAATGCAGAACCCATTGAACATCGGCAATGGAAAGTATGGGCTGATTATTCAGCGAAACAATGTCGTCGTTTGCCTGAAATCCAGCGGCCTCTGCCAGTGACGAAGGCTCAACAGATTTGACTTCGGACTTGACTTCGGGATTCAGGATCAGACCAATCGACTTGGGATGTGGATAAGGAAACAGGACTGATTCGGGGATCGGTTCGCCGGTTGCTCGGTAATGATCGCGAATGGCATCACCAATCTGGTGACAGTGAATGCAGCTCTTTACCACATCGCCCTTGTAGTTCAGCGAATCGGTGAATCGATCCTTCAGCGAAGGGAACTTCTCCGGGCTTGCGAACAATGGAGCTGGTCCGGTCTTACCAGTCAGTGAGGATTTGTTTGCGGGGTAATCGGCATGGAGTGCAAGCGCGCCCTTTAATGCTTCTGCCAGGCCCGGCAGAGAGACGTCGCCAAACCATTCAGTGCGATGCGAACGCGTCCCGAAGCGACCATAGATCGTCTTGTCGGCATTCAGCATGAATACAGCGAATGACTGGTCTGTATCGTACTGGAAGACCGACAGGTCGAGCCCGTTTGTGGATACCTGACGAACACAGACAAATTTTTCCAGCAAGGGGCGAATGACGGGGTCCTGATCAACAAGTTCGTCATCCAGTTTCACGCATTCTTCGCACGGCAGGCAACGCAGAACAACCAGGATTGGTTTGCCCGTTTGCTTTGCCTGCTCAAATGCGGCTGGAAGATCGTTGTATATCCAGAAACCTTCTTCAGTGACGCGTGCTTTGTCCTCGCGCACTTTTTCTTCGCGCGACTTCTTTTGAGCTGACACTTCAGATGTCAGGCTCAGGATCAGTACGAAAGCGAGCAGAATTCGATGCATCACAGCATCCTCCAAAGCACAGAATTTTGCAGGACGACGAACAATCTTGTCGGCCAGGGATCTACATGCTGCCGACCTGAAGGTGAATTGGCAAGGCTGGCAGACTGGTTTGGACCGTCCAGCGATGTGGTTTACTGGAATCGCGTCTTCACGGTGGAATGCTCTCGGGAGTGCTCTCATCAGGCAAACCGGGGCGATTCTTCGACGGATTCTGATCCGACAGAGTCCACTGTGAGTTCCGAAGAAGTCGGCTGCAAGGCTCGCGGAAAACGGAGGATTGTTTGTGTCATCACATTGGATCGTTCCCGCTGTTCCCGGGAAAACCCGGGGAATCTCTCGCTGTCGGCTTCTCATGGGCAGACCTCATCCATCCGCCGGCAATCCTCGTTTATCATCTCGCCACTCATGGCCACGACGTGATAATCTTCGAAACTTCCGGCCAACAGGAGTTCGAGCAACTTGCCTGATTGTGCCATCGTGCAATAGTCCGTACGGCGAGTACGGACGTCCGGAGCCAATGCCCTGACGTTGTCAAACTTCTCCTGTCATTTTCTCCATGACTCTACTTCTCCATGACTCTACTCAGAGATGGAATTCTGTAATGCGATCCGACGTTCATTTCCGGTCACTTGCCCAATTTGGGTCATTTGCCGGACGCCGTGTTATGTCTGTTATGATTTTGTTCGCGTGCTTGAGTTCAGGCGGAAGCCTGTTTGCGGAAGACAATTCGTCCGTTAACAGCGCAGTCCTGGAACGAGTGCAGCATGATATTGAATTTCTGGCATCCGATGCGCTGGAAGGTCGAGGCATCGAAACGCCGGGTCTGGAAAAAGCGGCCGAACATATCATCGCTGAATACCAGCGTATGGGGCTGAAACCAGCAATGCCGGATGGTGGTTTCCGCCAAACATTTCCCGTTGCGATTGGCCCTGTGCGCGTCGATCCTTCCACGGCGGTAGTCCTTCATGGACCAGACAACCAAACGGTCTCGCTCCTTCGAGGCAAACAGTTTCAGCCAATTCGTCGGGGCAGGAATGGTAGTTCGACGGGCCGTCTTGTCTTCATTGGTTACGGAATTTCATCCGACGAAGACGGCTACGACGACTACGACGGCATGGATGTTGAAGGCTGTATTCTGGTCATGATTCGCCGTGAGCCCCGTCAGTCGAATGATGATGCCTTTAACGGGCGCTCCAATTCTCGCCATTCCTATATTGATACAAAGATGCAGCTCGCTGTCAGCAGGAAGGCTGCCGGCATCATTTTCGTAAATGATCCACACAGCAGTCCCAGCGCTGATCGTGACGATTTGACACCTCCTGCGGGCTTCGGGAACGAAGGTGACGATCTCCCG is a window encoding:
- a CDS encoding Trx7/PDZ domain-containing (seleno)protein; the encoded protein is MHRILLAFVLILSLTSEVSAQKKSREEKVREDKARVTEEGFWIYNDLPAAFEQAKQTGKPILVVLRCLPCEECVKLDDELVDQDPVIRPLLEKFVCVRQVSTNGLDLSVFQYDTDQSFAVFMLNADKTIYGRFGTRSHRTEWFGDVSLPGLAEALKGALALHADYPANKSSLTGKTGPAPLFASPEKFPSLKDRFTDSLNYKGDVVKSCIHCHQIGDAIRDHYRATGEPIPESVLFPYPHPKSIGLILNPEVKSEVKSVEPSSLAEAAGFQANDDIVSLNNQPILSIADVQWVLHSVPPEGGMVSATVNRGGKPVNLTLSLPQHWRRMGDISWRVSSWGLRRMATGGMRLATVESTERSRLNLANGKMALKVTHVGQYGAHATAKKAGFRVDDVIIQVDQRDDLLTETDLMLYGCTEKKAGESVRVTILRNGQKKTLQLPMQG